From Pseudoalteromonas piratica:
TAGACGACTTTTCAGCAATTTTAAGCTACACAAAAACAGAAACTGAAATGGGGGTGCTTTGGGCTGATGCTCACCCAACGCTTGCCAAAGACCATCGTAAAGTGAGTTTTAACGATCCCACGTGGGAGTTTACCGACTCAGATTTATTCGTGTTAGATCTTGATTACTACCTCAACGATATTTGGTCAGTTCAAGCTATCACAACCTATTCTGATATGACCTATGGCTACGAATGGGATGGTGATGCATCTCCAGAGCCACAAGCACGCTTATTTGACGACCGTTCCGATGTGACTTTTACACAAGAACTGAAAGTTACATTTGAATACGATAACCTAAAGGGAATTATTGGGGCATATTATTCTGACCTTGAAGTAAAAGATGTCGCAATTGGTAACCGTAGCATTACCCTTGCTCAACTGGGCGTACCTAAATTACTTGTAGCGCCGCCTGAATTTGGTGGTTTGGGTTTGGCTAACGCACTCGCAGAGCAAGTGCTTGGGCTTTATGCGCCTGTAAACCCTGTGCTATTAGATACTTACTCTAACTTTAATAGCCAAGTAACAAACAATGCACTTTTTGCCGATGTAACTTATCGAATTAACGATAAGTTTGACGTCTTTGCTGGCTTACGTTGGGATCGTGAAAAGCAATCAAATGAGAACGAACAAGAATACGGAATTGGCAATGCCGATTTACTGCCTAACCCTGCTGATTACGCATTCAACCCAATGCTTGCACAACTGATTGGCGGACTTAATGGGCAGCTGCTGGGAATGGCCGCACAAGCGTCTCAGCAAGAACCATTAACATCTGAAACCTTCAGCGAATTTTTACCGAAACTGGGCGCTAGCTATCATTTCAATGACACCATTACGACCAGCTTTATTTATCAGCAAGGTTACCGTTCTGGCGGAGTGGGTACTAATGTTGCCCGCGCAGAGACTTTTGTTTATCAACCAGAATTTACCGACAACTATGAGCTTTCGTTTCGTTCAACTTGGCTTGATGGCACGCTAGTAGCCAATGCCAACCTGTTTTATCTCGACTGGCAAGATCAACAGGTTAATGTGCAGTTGTCAGGTAATCAATATGATCGCAAAACGACCAATGCGGGTCAGTCTGAAGTAAAAGGCTTTGAACTAGAGTTTTTCTACTTTCCGACAAATTACCTAACACTTACAGCCGGTTTTGGCCGTGCAAAAACCGAGTTTAAAGAGTTTATAGTTGAGATCCCAGGTGAAGCAACGCTTGATTTGGCTGGACAATCGTTTGCTGACGCCCCTGAGTGGACAGCTAACCTTGCGGCAACTTACCGCACCGAGTTTGGTTTATATTTATCGGCTGATGCCAATTATCAAGACAGTTCGCTCGCAGATACGACCTACCAAACAAGTTCTGAAATGCGCGCACTTTGGGGACAAGACTATATTCCCAAGAATGATGCTCGTACGCTGATAAATGCGCGTATCGGCTACCAATGGGAACACTACGATATTCAACTTTCTGCTAAGAACTTAACGGATAAAGTCTATGACGCGCGCGGTGCGCGAAGCAATAATAAAACCCTGGGTCAGCCACGTCAGATAAGTTTAAGCTTTACCGCAAGCTTTTAACTATTTGGCTAACAACGTGATTGGCTGATTTAAGTAGCGGCATAGTAGCAAAGGTCACGAGCATTGCTCACTCTTTCGAATTAAGCCAAAAAGCGAATCAATAATTTAGAAGGGAAGCGTGAAAGCTTCCCTTTTTTACATCAAGTGTTTTATTAATAACGGCTTACCGCGACTTATTTGATTTGCTTGCGCTAAGAACAATTCAGCGGTCGCCATTGCATCCGTTAACGCATTGTGACAACTGTACTCGGGTAAGCGGTAACGTTCGCGGCAATTGTTTAAAGTGAGACTATCTTGTGCAATCACTTGGCCTTGCCTTGCTAAGCGTTTATGCTCGATTTGCATGGTATCAAGAATCGCAAGCGGCTTATGTAACAAGCCTGCTTTATTAAACGCTAGACGTAAGAATGACCAGTCTAATTCTTGATTATGAAAAATAAGTATTTTGTCATCAATCAGTTCATTTAATATCTTAAGTGCCTCATTTAATGGCACTCCTTCAGCTAAGGTGTCACTGTCAATGCCATGAAAAACCGGGCTTTGATTTAAGTTGTTTACTTGGTTATTGATAAAATGCTGGCAACTGCCAATTTGAATGCGTTGATGGCTAATCGGCACCCATGCAATCGAGACAATTTCATCTTGCTTTGCATTAAGCCCTGTCAGTTCTAAATCAATGACTAAATAATCGGTTTTAAAACAGTTGGCTTTTAATATATCAGCGTCTTTTTCTGGCAACACAAAAAAACGCTTAATTGATTCAAATAGCCCCATTACAAACTTCCTCTGGCAAATTTAAACGCCACAGCTTGCTGCGCTTGTTTAATTAAATAAAACGCCTCTTTAAGCTGGTGACGTTCAAGGGAAGTTAAATCTTCAGGATCAATACAGTTAGCTGGTAAGCCCTTTTGTTGTAACTGCACATTTAGGCGCAATTGAGTGAGATAGCGCCAACAATCTTTTAAATCATAAATGTCTGATTTATTCACATCTTGCTTTTTAGAAAGCGCACTTAAGCGTTCCAAAGTATTGGCCGCCGTAATATTGTGATGCAGGGCATAAAGGCGAACAATATCGTTAATAATTGCCACACCACGCTTTTTCAAATCTAGAAAAGTATGCTTTTGTTGCGTTTTCTCTAGTTTAAACTGATTAAATAAGCCTATAGGAACAGAATTGGCGTTGATATCTGTCGCCATTGATGCAAAAAATATCTGGTTTTTAGTGGTTGTTAAAATGCCTTCACTAAACGACTCATAAAGGCTTTCTGAGCCTTCAACAAAACGAATATCAAAAAAGATTTTACAGTTTAAAATGGCCTGTGGTGAAGGGCTTTTAATCCACGCACTAAACTGATTTAGCCACCCTGAAAGTCCCATTCGGCAATTATCTCGACTGGCCATAATGCCACCCGGACACTCTTTAATACCGCATGCAATCAGGTTGTCACAAACAAACTCTCCAAGCGCTTTAAAATAATCCAGTTGTGGCTGTGTAAGATTATCTGGCAGCAATAAGCCGTTGTCTTGATCTGAATGTAAGGTTTGTTCTTCGCGTGCTTGTGAGCCAAAGCATATCCAACTAAATGGGGTGGGCGCGTTACCATGTTGTAGCTGAAACAGCTGTATCAACCGCGCGGTCATAGCATCGGTAATACCACTGAGTAATTTACCAATTAAACTTGTATCCTCTACCCTGTCTGAAAATCCTTTTAATAACTCAGGCACTTCTAATGCATAACGTTTGATATCGGCAACACTATCAGCTTTATATATTCGACCAATTAACTGCACAGGATCGGATTTTTGCTGACGTAACAAGTCTGTTGCGGTGATCATACCTATCGGGTGGTGATGTTCATCCAGCACAGGTAAATGGTGAATATTTTGCTTTAGCATTAAATGAAACGCAGAAAATACCCGATTATGTTCAAACACGTGTTTTGGATTTGAAGTCATAATGGTTGCAACAACATCATTGGGGCTTCGCCCCTCAGCAAGCACACGATTACGCAAATCGCGATCGGTAATTACCCCCACCAGCTTTTTATTTTCGGTAATCATTAACGATGACACACCAAACTGGCTCATGGTTCTTGCCGCATCTGCGATCTTAGTCTCTGGATCAGCCGTCACTGCGCCTTGCTTCATAATTTCGCAAATGCGTTTACTTGACCAATCATCACTGCGTTTTTTGTAGTTAACACTTAATAATCGATTGGCATGGGCACGCACAAAATACTGGGCAAACGCTTTGTAATGTTCACGTAAATAATCCCAATGTACTTGGCTTAACAGATACACGATGCCTTCGTTCTGAACTTCTAAGCGATTGCTAATTGGCTCGCCCGTTAGTAACGACGGGTAGCCAAAGTAATCACCTTCACTTAAGCGCGCAACTACCTCACCACTGCTGTCGAGAATGTCATAAAGACCCGAGCGAATTAAAAATAGGCAAGGTGAATTTGAGTTTAACCATTGGTTTTGATTTTCAGGGGTTAAATAAACTGCTTCTAGACTTTTAATAAAGTATTCAGTGGCACTCGCCTCAAGATCGCAAAAGGGTGCTTGAGCCTGAATAAAACGCCCGACTTCATTTAGCTCTAATGCCATGGTAACTCTCCTTAACTGTGCCCAGCCTATCACCGTGAAAGAGGCTAAAAATAACCTAGGCTGTCTTTTGACTCTAGCAGAGCATTAAGCAAAAAAAAGCCCGACTATAGTCGGGCATTGAGGGTTATATTTGATTTAACTCAAAGATTAGTGAGCATGTGCTGCA
This genomic window contains:
- a CDS encoding TonB-dependent receptor: MFAVKHRKQAVSNAVKIALATSLAISPLAFAEDENDIEKIIVTGQKIDRTLQETPTSVAVITNKILEEQKLNDLYDALSVIPNVTGEVGVGGFTIRGIDSFNVSGGGNSFLTSVYVDGAPLPMREIQQGGFSTWDVSQVEVLRGPQSTLQGRNALAGAIVVNTYDPSYEYSAKGRVILGENGQQEFALAAGGSLVEDLLAFRFTAEDRNFDGVNTNTSRNNEHSDFSDSSLYRFKLLFEPIDDFSAILSYTKTETEMGVLWADAHPTLAKDHRKVSFNDPTWEFTDSDLFVLDLDYYLNDIWSVQAITTYSDMTYGYEWDGDASPEPQARLFDDRSDVTFTQELKVTFEYDNLKGIIGAYYSDLEVKDVAIGNRSITLAQLGVPKLLVAPPEFGGLGLANALAEQVLGLYAPVNPVLLDTYSNFNSQVTNNALFADVTYRINDKFDVFAGLRWDREKQSNENEQEYGIGNADLLPNPADYAFNPMLAQLIGGLNGQLLGMAAQASQQEPLTSETFSEFLPKLGASYHFNDTITTSFIYQQGYRSGGVGTNVARAETFVYQPEFTDNYELSFRSTWLDGTLVANANLFYLDWQDQQVNVQLSGNQYDRKTTNAGQSEVKGFELEFFYFPTNYLTLTAGFGRAKTEFKEFIVEIPGEATLDLAGQSFADAPEWTANLAATYRTEFGLYLSADANYQDSSLADTTYQTSSEMRALWGQDYIPKNDARTLINARIGYQWEHYDIQLSAKNLTDKVYDARGARSNNKTLGQPRQISLSFTASF
- a CDS encoding 3'-5' exonuclease, with the translated sequence MGLFESIKRFFVLPEKDADILKANCFKTDYLVIDLELTGLNAKQDEIVSIAWVPISHQRIQIGSCQHFINNQVNNLNQSPVFHGIDSDTLAEGVPLNEALKILNELIDDKILIFHNQELDWSFLRLAFNKAGLLHKPLAILDTMQIEHKRLARQGQVIAQDSLTLNNCRERYRLPEYSCHNALTDAMATAELFLAQANQISRGKPLLIKHLM
- a CDS encoding putative nucleotidyltransferase substrate binding domain-containing protein encodes the protein MALELNEVGRFIQAQAPFCDLEASATEYFIKSLEAVYLTPENQNQWLNSNSPCLFLIRSGLYDILDSSGEVVARLSEGDYFGYPSLLTGEPISNRLEVQNEGIVYLLSQVHWDYLREHYKAFAQYFVRAHANRLLSVNYKKRSDDWSSKRICEIMKQGAVTADPETKIADAARTMSQFGVSSLMITENKKLVGVITDRDLRNRVLAEGRSPNDVVATIMTSNPKHVFEHNRVFSAFHLMLKQNIHHLPVLDEHHHPIGMITATDLLRQQKSDPVQLIGRIYKADSVADIKRYALEVPELLKGFSDRVEDTSLIGKLLSGITDAMTARLIQLFQLQHGNAPTPFSWICFGSQAREEQTLHSDQDNGLLLPDNLTQPQLDYFKALGEFVCDNLIACGIKECPGGIMASRDNCRMGLSGWLNQFSAWIKSPSPQAILNCKIFFDIRFVEGSESLYESFSEGILTTTKNQIFFASMATDINANSVPIGLFNQFKLEKTQQKHTFLDLKKRGVAIINDIVRLYALHHNITAANTLERLSALSKKQDVNKSDIYDLKDCWRYLTQLRLNVQLQQKGLPANCIDPEDLTSLERHQLKEAFYLIKQAQQAVAFKFARGSL